Proteins co-encoded in one Quercus robur chromosome 8, dhQueRobu3.1, whole genome shotgun sequence genomic window:
- the LOC126694406 gene encoding zinc finger CCCH domain-containing protein 18-like isoform X2, whose amino-acid sequence MMDFSEFAKIVFSKIQKLEPENATKIIGYVLFQDHGEEEMVRLALGPDHLIHEVIFKAKTELQLIATSKPVPSPISPLMNPVFTPYSPVPSRSFSSPTAFRVPTAYWDPPIASKHNSDFSLSACSDSIAELQNQTQFLSLEDQIEPTNSGLAGFSNDYFYPDAAMGNLSARTTRRISSLPEFPVKVCHYFNKGFCKHGSSCRYFHGQVMPESFSQMYGNDGINDDHLFSPGSLEKLELEIVEILKSRRGNPVSIASLPMIYYEKYGKVLQADGYLTESQRHGKAGYSLTKLLARLKSIRLIDRPHGQHAVILAEDASKYLDNRNDKSDPGPIVSGSRQIYLTFPAESTFTEDDVSDYFNTYGPVEDVRIPCQQKRMFGFVTFASADTVKMILTKGNPHFVCGARVLVKPYREKSRLSERRYSDRIDPQMYYSTHYVEMDSELHSMPREFETSRLLRKQLIEQEAFELERRQLAELQLARKPPASQPHFGYSMDGLKVSNVHADPFNFPSAERFNYLLDVLNGGSTGDDSTPGHTDTYTDSESNQVLNLPESPFASPIASGISTVI is encoded by the exons ATGATGGATTTTTCGGAGTTTGCAAAAATTGTGTTCAGTAAAATCCAGAAACTAGAGCCGGAAAATGCTACAAAGATTATAGGTTATGTTCTTTTTCAAGACCATGGTGAAGAAGAAATGGTTAGGTTGGCTTTGGGTCCGGACCACTTGATTCATGAAGTGATTTTCAAAGCCAAAACTGAACTACAACTAATAGCTACTAGCAAGCCAGTACCATCCCCAATCTCACCACTCATGAACCCAGTTTTCACTCCTTACTCACCTGTTCCTTCTAGGTCCTTTTCATCACCAACAGCTTTTCGAGTTCCAACTGCCTATTGGGATCCTCCGATAGCAAGCAAGCATAATTCTGATTTCAGTTTATCAGCTTGCTCGGATTCTATTGCTGAACTCCAAAACCAAACTCAGTTTTTGAGTTTAGAAGATCAAATAGAGCCTACCAATTCTGGACTTGCGGGTTTTTCAAATGATTACTTTTACCCGGATGCTGCCATGGGCAACTTAAGTGCTAGAACAACTAGACGAATTTCAAGCCTGCCCGAATTTCCAGTTAAGGTTTGTCACTACTTCAATAAGGGATTTTGTAAGCATGGAAGTAGCTGTAGGTATTTCCATGGACAAGTCATGCCTGAGAGCTTCTCTCAGATGTATGGAAATGATGGCATTAATGACGATCATCTTTTCTCACCCGGGTCACTTGAGAAGCTTGAATTGGAAATTGTTGAGATTCTCAAATCTAGAAGAGGGAATCCTGTTTCCATTGCTTCTCTGCCTATGATATATTATGAGAAATATGGAAAAGTTCTTCAGGCAGATGGATATCTCACTGAGAGCCAGAGACATGGTAAAGCTGGTTATAGTTTGACAAAGCTTCTTGCTCGATTGAAAAGTATTCGGCTGATTGACAG GCCTCATGGGCAGCATGCTGTAATTTTGGCAGAAGACGCTTCAAAATACTTGGACAATCGGAATGATAAAAGTGACCCTGGTCCAATTGTCAGTGGGTCACGACAGATATATCTAACATTTCCAGCTGAAAGCACTTTCACCGAAGACGATGTCTCTGACTACTTCAA CACCTATGGTCCAGTTGAAGATGTGAGGATTCCCTGCCAACAGAAACGGATGTTCGGGTTTGTAACCTTTGCTAGTGCAGATACAGTGAAAATGATTTTGACCAAAGGAAACCCGCATTTCGTTTGTGGGGCTCGTGTTCTTGTGAAACCTTACAGGGAGAAATCAAGGCTTAGTGAGAG GAGGTACTCGGACAGAATTGATCCTCAAATGTACTACTCTACACACTATGTTGAAATGGATTCTGAGCTTCACTCAA TGCCAAGAGAATTTGAGACTTCTAGGTTGCTGAGGAAGCAGCTTATTGAGCAAGAAGCCTTTGAACTTGAGAGGAGGCAACTTGCAGAGCTGCAGTTGGCACGTAAGCCTCCAGCCAGTCAGCCACACTTTGGCTACTCCATGGATGGATTGAAAGTGTCTAATG TTCATGCAGATCCTTTCAATTTTCCATCTGCAGAAAGATTCAATTATCTGTTGGATGTTCTGAATGGTGGCTCCACTGGTGATGATAGTACACCTGGGCATACTGACACCTACACCGACTCAGAGAG CAATCAAGTTCTTAATCTCCCTGAAAGCCCATTTGCGTCTCCAATAGCAAGCGGCATTTCTACAGTCATATAG
- the LOC126694406 gene encoding zinc finger CCCH domain-containing protein 18-like isoform X4 yields the protein MMDFSEFAKIVFSKIQKLEPENATKIIGYVLFQDHGEEEMVRLALGPDHLIHEVIFKAKTELQLIATSKPVPSPISPLMNPVFTPYSPVPSRSFSSPTAFRVPTAYWDPPIASKHNSDFSLSACSDSIAELQNQTQFLSLEDQIEPTNSGLAGFSNDYFYPDAAMGNLSARTTRRISSLPEFPVKVCHYFNKGFCKHGSSCRYFHGQVMPESFSQMYGNDGINDDHLFSPGSLEKLELEIVEILKSRRGNPVSIASLPMIYYEKYGKVLQADGYLTESQRHGKAGYSLTKLLARLKSIRLIDRPHGQHAVILAEDASKYLDNRNDKSDPGPIVSGSRQIYLTFPAESTFTEDDVSDYFNTYGPVEDVRIPCQQKRMFGFVTFASADTVKMILTKGNPHFVCGARVLVKPYREKSRLSERRYSDRIDPQMYYSTHYVEMDSELHSMPREFETSRLLRKQLIEQEAFELERRQLAELQLARKPPASQPHFGYSMDGLKVSNDPFNFPSAERFNYLLDVLNGGSTGDDSTPGHTDTYTDSESNQVLNLPESPFASPIASGISTVI from the exons ATGATGGATTTTTCGGAGTTTGCAAAAATTGTGTTCAGTAAAATCCAGAAACTAGAGCCGGAAAATGCTACAAAGATTATAGGTTATGTTCTTTTTCAAGACCATGGTGAAGAAGAAATGGTTAGGTTGGCTTTGGGTCCGGACCACTTGATTCATGAAGTGATTTTCAAAGCCAAAACTGAACTACAACTAATAGCTACTAGCAAGCCAGTACCATCCCCAATCTCACCACTCATGAACCCAGTTTTCACTCCTTACTCACCTGTTCCTTCTAGGTCCTTTTCATCACCAACAGCTTTTCGAGTTCCAACTGCCTATTGGGATCCTCCGATAGCAAGCAAGCATAATTCTGATTTCAGTTTATCAGCTTGCTCGGATTCTATTGCTGAACTCCAAAACCAAACTCAGTTTTTGAGTTTAGAAGATCAAATAGAGCCTACCAATTCTGGACTTGCGGGTTTTTCAAATGATTACTTTTACCCGGATGCTGCCATGGGCAACTTAAGTGCTAGAACAACTAGACGAATTTCAAGCCTGCCCGAATTTCCAGTTAAGGTTTGTCACTACTTCAATAAGGGATTTTGTAAGCATGGAAGTAGCTGTAGGTATTTCCATGGACAAGTCATGCCTGAGAGCTTCTCTCAGATGTATGGAAATGATGGCATTAATGACGATCATCTTTTCTCACCCGGGTCACTTGAGAAGCTTGAATTGGAAATTGTTGAGATTCTCAAATCTAGAAGAGGGAATCCTGTTTCCATTGCTTCTCTGCCTATGATATATTATGAGAAATATGGAAAAGTTCTTCAGGCAGATGGATATCTCACTGAGAGCCAGAGACATGGTAAAGCTGGTTATAGTTTGACAAAGCTTCTTGCTCGATTGAAAAGTATTCGGCTGATTGACAG GCCTCATGGGCAGCATGCTGTAATTTTGGCAGAAGACGCTTCAAAATACTTGGACAATCGGAATGATAAAAGTGACCCTGGTCCAATTGTCAGTGGGTCACGACAGATATATCTAACATTTCCAGCTGAAAGCACTTTCACCGAAGACGATGTCTCTGACTACTTCAA CACCTATGGTCCAGTTGAAGATGTGAGGATTCCCTGCCAACAGAAACGGATGTTCGGGTTTGTAACCTTTGCTAGTGCAGATACAGTGAAAATGATTTTGACCAAAGGAAACCCGCATTTCGTTTGTGGGGCTCGTGTTCTTGTGAAACCTTACAGGGAGAAATCAAGGCTTAGTGAGAG GAGGTACTCGGACAGAATTGATCCTCAAATGTACTACTCTACACACTATGTTGAAATGGATTCTGAGCTTCACTCAA TGCCAAGAGAATTTGAGACTTCTAGGTTGCTGAGGAAGCAGCTTATTGAGCAAGAAGCCTTTGAACTTGAGAGGAGGCAACTTGCAGAGCTGCAGTTGGCACGTAAGCCTCCAGCCAGTCAGCCACACTTTGGCTACTCCATGGATGGATTGAAAGTGTCTAATG ATCCTTTCAATTTTCCATCTGCAGAAAGATTCAATTATCTGTTGGATGTTCTGAATGGTGGCTCCACTGGTGATGATAGTACACCTGGGCATACTGACACCTACACCGACTCAGAGAG CAATCAAGTTCTTAATCTCCCTGAAAGCCCATTTGCGTCTCCAATAGCAAGCGGCATTTCTACAGTCATATAG
- the LOC126694406 gene encoding zinc finger CCCH domain-containing protein 18-like isoform X3, with the protein MMDFSEFAKIVFSKIQKLEPENATKIIGYVLFQDHGEEEMVRLALGPDHLIHEVIFKAKTELQLIATSKPVPSPISPLMNPVFTPYSPVPSRSFSSPTAFRVPTAYWDPPIASKHNSDFSLSACSDSIAELQNQTQFLSLEDQIEPTNSGLAGFSNDYFYPDAAMGNLSARTTRRISSLPEFPVKVCHYFNKGFCKHGSSCRYFHGQVMPESFSQMYGNDGINDDHLFSPGSLEKLELEIVEILKSRRGNPVSIASLPMIYYEKYGKVLQADGYLTESQRHGKAGYSLTKLLARLKSIRLIDRPHGQHAVILAEDASKYLDNRNDKSDPGPIVSGSRQIYLTFPAESTFTEDDVSDYFNTYGPVEDVRIPCQQKRMFGFVTFASADTVKMILTKGNPHFVCGARVLVKPYREKSRLSESRRYSDRIDPQMYYSTHYVEMDSELHSMPREFETSRLLRKQLIEQEAFELERRQLAELQLARKPPASQPHFGYSMDGLKVSNDPFNFPSAERFNYLLDVLNGGSTGDDSTPGHTDTYTDSESNQVLNLPESPFASPIASGISTVI; encoded by the exons ATGATGGATTTTTCGGAGTTTGCAAAAATTGTGTTCAGTAAAATCCAGAAACTAGAGCCGGAAAATGCTACAAAGATTATAGGTTATGTTCTTTTTCAAGACCATGGTGAAGAAGAAATGGTTAGGTTGGCTTTGGGTCCGGACCACTTGATTCATGAAGTGATTTTCAAAGCCAAAACTGAACTACAACTAATAGCTACTAGCAAGCCAGTACCATCCCCAATCTCACCACTCATGAACCCAGTTTTCACTCCTTACTCACCTGTTCCTTCTAGGTCCTTTTCATCACCAACAGCTTTTCGAGTTCCAACTGCCTATTGGGATCCTCCGATAGCAAGCAAGCATAATTCTGATTTCAGTTTATCAGCTTGCTCGGATTCTATTGCTGAACTCCAAAACCAAACTCAGTTTTTGAGTTTAGAAGATCAAATAGAGCCTACCAATTCTGGACTTGCGGGTTTTTCAAATGATTACTTTTACCCGGATGCTGCCATGGGCAACTTAAGTGCTAGAACAACTAGACGAATTTCAAGCCTGCCCGAATTTCCAGTTAAGGTTTGTCACTACTTCAATAAGGGATTTTGTAAGCATGGAAGTAGCTGTAGGTATTTCCATGGACAAGTCATGCCTGAGAGCTTCTCTCAGATGTATGGAAATGATGGCATTAATGACGATCATCTTTTCTCACCCGGGTCACTTGAGAAGCTTGAATTGGAAATTGTTGAGATTCTCAAATCTAGAAGAGGGAATCCTGTTTCCATTGCTTCTCTGCCTATGATATATTATGAGAAATATGGAAAAGTTCTTCAGGCAGATGGATATCTCACTGAGAGCCAGAGACATGGTAAAGCTGGTTATAGTTTGACAAAGCTTCTTGCTCGATTGAAAAGTATTCGGCTGATTGACAG GCCTCATGGGCAGCATGCTGTAATTTTGGCAGAAGACGCTTCAAAATACTTGGACAATCGGAATGATAAAAGTGACCCTGGTCCAATTGTCAGTGGGTCACGACAGATATATCTAACATTTCCAGCTGAAAGCACTTTCACCGAAGACGATGTCTCTGACTACTTCAA CACCTATGGTCCAGTTGAAGATGTGAGGATTCCCTGCCAACAGAAACGGATGTTCGGGTTTGTAACCTTTGCTAGTGCAGATACAGTGAAAATGATTTTGACCAAAGGAAACCCGCATTTCGTTTGTGGGGCTCGTGTTCTTGTGAAACCTTACAGGGAGAAATCAAGGCTTAGTGAGAG CAGGAGGTACTCGGACAGAATTGATCCTCAAATGTACTACTCTACACACTATGTTGAAATGGATTCTGAGCTTCACTCAA TGCCAAGAGAATTTGAGACTTCTAGGTTGCTGAGGAAGCAGCTTATTGAGCAAGAAGCCTTTGAACTTGAGAGGAGGCAACTTGCAGAGCTGCAGTTGGCACGTAAGCCTCCAGCCAGTCAGCCACACTTTGGCTACTCCATGGATGGATTGAAAGTGTCTAATG ATCCTTTCAATTTTCCATCTGCAGAAAGATTCAATTATCTGTTGGATGTTCTGAATGGTGGCTCCACTGGTGATGATAGTACACCTGGGCATACTGACACCTACACCGACTCAGAGAG CAATCAAGTTCTTAATCTCCCTGAAAGCCCATTTGCGTCTCCAATAGCAAGCGGCATTTCTACAGTCATATAG
- the LOC126694406 gene encoding zinc finger CCCH domain-containing protein 18-like isoform X1 produces the protein MMDFSEFAKIVFSKIQKLEPENATKIIGYVLFQDHGEEEMVRLALGPDHLIHEVIFKAKTELQLIATSKPVPSPISPLMNPVFTPYSPVPSRSFSSPTAFRVPTAYWDPPIASKHNSDFSLSACSDSIAELQNQTQFLSLEDQIEPTNSGLAGFSNDYFYPDAAMGNLSARTTRRISSLPEFPVKVCHYFNKGFCKHGSSCRYFHGQVMPESFSQMYGNDGINDDHLFSPGSLEKLELEIVEILKSRRGNPVSIASLPMIYYEKYGKVLQADGYLTESQRHGKAGYSLTKLLARLKSIRLIDRPHGQHAVILAEDASKYLDNRNDKSDPGPIVSGSRQIYLTFPAESTFTEDDVSDYFNTYGPVEDVRIPCQQKRMFGFVTFASADTVKMILTKGNPHFVCGARVLVKPYREKSRLSESRRYSDRIDPQMYYSTHYVEMDSELHSMPREFETSRLLRKQLIEQEAFELERRQLAELQLARKPPASQPHFGYSMDGLKVSNVHADPFNFPSAERFNYLLDVLNGGSTGDDSTPGHTDTYTDSESNQVLNLPESPFASPIASGISTVI, from the exons ATGATGGATTTTTCGGAGTTTGCAAAAATTGTGTTCAGTAAAATCCAGAAACTAGAGCCGGAAAATGCTACAAAGATTATAGGTTATGTTCTTTTTCAAGACCATGGTGAAGAAGAAATGGTTAGGTTGGCTTTGGGTCCGGACCACTTGATTCATGAAGTGATTTTCAAAGCCAAAACTGAACTACAACTAATAGCTACTAGCAAGCCAGTACCATCCCCAATCTCACCACTCATGAACCCAGTTTTCACTCCTTACTCACCTGTTCCTTCTAGGTCCTTTTCATCACCAACAGCTTTTCGAGTTCCAACTGCCTATTGGGATCCTCCGATAGCAAGCAAGCATAATTCTGATTTCAGTTTATCAGCTTGCTCGGATTCTATTGCTGAACTCCAAAACCAAACTCAGTTTTTGAGTTTAGAAGATCAAATAGAGCCTACCAATTCTGGACTTGCGGGTTTTTCAAATGATTACTTTTACCCGGATGCTGCCATGGGCAACTTAAGTGCTAGAACAACTAGACGAATTTCAAGCCTGCCCGAATTTCCAGTTAAGGTTTGTCACTACTTCAATAAGGGATTTTGTAAGCATGGAAGTAGCTGTAGGTATTTCCATGGACAAGTCATGCCTGAGAGCTTCTCTCAGATGTATGGAAATGATGGCATTAATGACGATCATCTTTTCTCACCCGGGTCACTTGAGAAGCTTGAATTGGAAATTGTTGAGATTCTCAAATCTAGAAGAGGGAATCCTGTTTCCATTGCTTCTCTGCCTATGATATATTATGAGAAATATGGAAAAGTTCTTCAGGCAGATGGATATCTCACTGAGAGCCAGAGACATGGTAAAGCTGGTTATAGTTTGACAAAGCTTCTTGCTCGATTGAAAAGTATTCGGCTGATTGACAG GCCTCATGGGCAGCATGCTGTAATTTTGGCAGAAGACGCTTCAAAATACTTGGACAATCGGAATGATAAAAGTGACCCTGGTCCAATTGTCAGTGGGTCACGACAGATATATCTAACATTTCCAGCTGAAAGCACTTTCACCGAAGACGATGTCTCTGACTACTTCAA CACCTATGGTCCAGTTGAAGATGTGAGGATTCCCTGCCAACAGAAACGGATGTTCGGGTTTGTAACCTTTGCTAGTGCAGATACAGTGAAAATGATTTTGACCAAAGGAAACCCGCATTTCGTTTGTGGGGCTCGTGTTCTTGTGAAACCTTACAGGGAGAAATCAAGGCTTAGTGAGAG CAGGAGGTACTCGGACAGAATTGATCCTCAAATGTACTACTCTACACACTATGTTGAAATGGATTCTGAGCTTCACTCAA TGCCAAGAGAATTTGAGACTTCTAGGTTGCTGAGGAAGCAGCTTATTGAGCAAGAAGCCTTTGAACTTGAGAGGAGGCAACTTGCAGAGCTGCAGTTGGCACGTAAGCCTCCAGCCAGTCAGCCACACTTTGGCTACTCCATGGATGGATTGAAAGTGTCTAATG TTCATGCAGATCCTTTCAATTTTCCATCTGCAGAAAGATTCAATTATCTGTTGGATGTTCTGAATGGTGGCTCCACTGGTGATGATAGTACACCTGGGCATACTGACACCTACACCGACTCAGAGAG CAATCAAGTTCTTAATCTCCCTGAAAGCCCATTTGCGTCTCCAATAGCAAGCGGCATTTCTACAGTCATATAG
- the LOC126694408 gene encoding transcription termination factor MTERF9, chloroplastic has product MAVLCFSFYTFKFNTLLHSHSSSSTSHLTEQSLSNLFGGEGEGIVKRSKRRRSGACRFVVLSTHSNSRILKSNRRSRFGNVLSPFDSDEEKDDEDDDDDDDDDGDVAENDWLPNDDFAETADFDVNGKRVKSQDTHKTRKGGRKQSEKGQDLRPSKSGQSLKIDEDQLDVKNGKNRYARLSEEIELDRKWFPLLDYLRTFGLKDSHFIQMYERHMPSLQINVCSAQERLEYLLSVGVKHRDVKRIILRQPQILEYTVENNLKSHVAFLMGLGIPSSRVGQIIAAAPSLFSYSLENSLRPTVRYLVEEVGINEKDLGKVVQLSPQILVQRIDISWNTRYIFLSKELGAPRDSVVKMVKKHPQLLHYSIDDGLLPRINFLRSIGMQDSDILKVLTSLTQVLSLSLEENLKPKYKYLINELHNEVHSLTKYPMYLSLSLDQRIRPRHRFLVSLKKAPKGPFPLSSLVPTDESFCQQWAGTSVDKYLAFRQRLLLKEFAQKYEKKG; this is encoded by the exons atggCAGTGTTGTGTTTCTCTTTCTACACCTTCAAATTCAATACTCTCCTTCACTctcactcttcttcttcaacttcgCATTTGACAGAACAGTCGCTCTCCAATTTGTTTGGAGGAGAGGGAGAAGGAATCGTTAAACGGAGCAAGAGGAGAAGGAGCGGCGCGTGTAGGTTCGTGGTGCTCTCTACGCACTCCAACTCTCGGATTCTCAAGTCCAACCGCCGGTCGCGCTTCGGCAACGTGCTCTCGCCGTTTGATAGCGATGAGGAGAAGGACGACGAAGACGACgacgacgatgatgatgatgacggcGACGTGGCGGAGAATGATTGGTTGCCCAAT GATGATTTCGCTGAAACTGCAGACTTTGATGTCAATGGAAAGAGAGTTAAATCACAGGACACGCATAAAACTAGAAAAGGTGGCCGGAAACAATCAGAAAAAGGCCAGGATCTAAGACCATCCAAGTCTGGACAAAGCCTCAAAATCGATGAAGACCAATTGGATGTGAAAAATGGCAAGAACAGGTATGCTCGATTATCCGAAGAAATTGAATTGGATAGAAAATGGTTTCCACTTCTTGATTACTTGAGAACGTTTGGGCTTAAGGATTCGCACTTTATTCAAATGTATGAGAGGCACATGCCTTCCCTTCAAATAAATGTGTGTTCAGCACAAGAAAGGTTGGAGTACTTGTTGAGTGTTGGTGTCAAACATAGAGatgtaaaaagaataattttgagGCAGCCGCAGATTTTGGAGTACACGGTGGAGAACAATTTGAAGTCTCATGTTGCTTTCTTGATGGGTTTGGGTATTCCAAGTTCCAGAGTAGGGCAGATAATTGCTGCTGCACCATCTCTGTTTTCTTATAGTCTTGAGAATTCATTGAGACCCACAGTCAGATACTTGGTTGAGGAGGTTGGCATTAATGAAAAAGATTTAGGTAAAGTCGTGCAGCTTAGCCCTCAGATCCTGGTTCAGCGCATTGACATATCATGGAATACTCGTTATATTTTTCTGTCAAAGGAATTAGGAGCTCCAAGAGATAGTGTAGTCAAGATGGTGAAGAAACATCCTCAGCTCCTCCATTACAGTATTGATGATGGATTACTGCCTAGAATTAATTTTCTGAGGAGTATTGGGATGCAGGATTCTGACATCTTGAAAGTTTTGACCAGCCTCACACAG GTATTATCATTGTCACTGGAGGAGAATCTGAAGCCTAAGTATAAGTACTTGATCAATGAACTTCATAACGAGGTGCATTCCTTGACAAAATATCCCATGTACTTGAGTTTGTCTTTGGACCAAAGAATTCGTCCTCGCCATAGGTTCTTGGTTTCCCTAAAGAAAGCTCCAAAGGGGCCGTTTCCTCTTAGTTCACTGGTTCCAACTGATGAAAGCTTTTGTCAGCAGTGGGCTGGAACCAGTGTAGataaatatttggcatttcgGCAGAGACTTCTACTTAAGGAGTTTGCTCAGAAATATGAGAAGAAAGGATAA
- the LOC126694409 gene encoding uncharacterized protein LOC126694409 isoform X2, translating into MFSTLFPMESLSPSLSSSLVPSSNNTFSKKTATKSNVNLVCPKKYTNLIGNRRLTTRIKVINDVSTAMNPAGVEVTWQIVVGAIAGVTPFVVAGIEFSKRIIAQRRCEVCGGSGLVLREKDYFKCPECGGFLPWQSWKRFFSG; encoded by the exons ATGTTCTCTACTCTCTTTCCAATGGAATCTTTAAGCCCTTCACTTTCTTCATCGCTTGTTCCAAGCTCAAACAACACTTTCTCTAAAAAGACAGCCACAAAATCTAACGTCAATCTTGTTTGCCCAAAAAAGTACACCAATTTGATTGGAAATCGAAGATTAACTACAAGGATTAAGGTGATTAATGATGTTTCCACCGCAATGAATCCGGCTGGGGTTGAGGTCACTTGGCAAATTGTTGTTGGCGCCATTG CTGGAGTTACACCTTTTGTGGTGGCTGGGATAGAGTTCAGCAAAAGAATT ATAGCACAGAGAAGATGTGAGGTATGTGGAGGGTCAGGACTGGTTCTCAGAGAAAAGGACTATTTTAAATGCCCCGAATGTG GTGGATTTCTCCCATGGCAGTCGTGGAAACGATTCTTTTCTGGTTAA
- the LOC126694409 gene encoding uncharacterized protein LOC126694409 isoform X1, which yields MFSTLFPMESLSPSLSSSLVPSSNNTFSKKTATKSNVNLVCPKKYTNLIGNRRLTTRIKVINDVSTAMNPAGVEVTWQIVVGAIAGVTPFVVAGIEFSKRIHREDVRYVEGQDWFSEKRTILNAPNVVDFSHGSRGNDSFLVKFH from the exons ATGTTCTCTACTCTCTTTCCAATGGAATCTTTAAGCCCTTCACTTTCTTCATCGCTTGTTCCAAGCTCAAACAACACTTTCTCTAAAAAGACAGCCACAAAATCTAACGTCAATCTTGTTTGCCCAAAAAAGTACACCAATTTGATTGGAAATCGAAGATTAACTACAAGGATTAAGGTGATTAATGATGTTTCCACCGCAATGAATCCGGCTGGGGTTGAGGTCACTTGGCAAATTGTTGTTGGCGCCATTG CTGGAGTTACACCTTTTGTGGTGGCTGGGATAGAGTTCAGCAAAAGAATT CACAGAGAAGATGTGAGGTATGTGGAGGGTCAGGACTGGTTCTCAGAGAAAAGGACTATTTTAAATGCCCCGAATGTG GTGGATTTCTCCCATGGCAGTCGTGGAAACGATTCTTTTCTGGTTAAATTTCactaa
- the LOC126694410 gene encoding glutathione S-transferase T3-like, giving the protein MDTQEEITRYDNVSQMDDDFLASFLSESQNTSMHGQESCPEVEVVTPNPTKRGGNFSVDEDNLLVSAWLNTSMDAVQGTDQRIEKFWKKVWQYFCENNTYGTTRSASSLQSRWGNINRETSRFAGFMAKVEARNPSGMTYEDKLKEAKELYKDSPTSTSSKKPVFAFEHCWVVLKNQPKWGMPKERSKGLPQTPSSIDQVCSNNDDTMEVERPIGRKAEKAKRKRTDGDKGFEDYLVKKMQYMQESHEQDNEALRIKADRVRVDAQRADIEKERADIEKERLRLETSREMHRVDIENEKLRLETIREEGRIMTLDTSGMNDKEKLYFENLKNQILARQQLE; this is encoded by the exons ATGGATACACAAGAAGAGATAACACGATATGATAATGTCTCACAAATGGATGATGATTTTCTGGCATCATTTTTAAGTGAGTCTCAAAATACTTCAATGCATGGCCAAGAGTCTTGTCCGGAAGTTGAAGTTGTCACCCCTAATCCAACAAAACGTGGTGGCAACTTCAGTGTAGATGAGGACAACCTCCTTGTCTCCGCATGGCTTAACACTAGCATGGATGCCGTGCAAGGTACTGACCAAAGGATTGAAAAATTTTGGAAGAAAGTTTGGCAGTACTTTTGCGAGAATAATACTTACGGAACCACACGTTCTGCTTCCTCCCTCCAAAGTCGATGGGGAAATATTAATAGGGAGACAAGTAGGTTTGCTGGGTTCATGGCTAAAGTTGAAGCCCGAAATCCAAGCGGTATGACTTACGAGGACAAG ttgaAAGAAGCAAAGGAACTATATAAAGATTCACCAACTTCAACAAGCAGCAAAAAACCAGTTTTTGCATTTGAGCATTGTTGGGTTGTGTTGAAGAACCAACCAAAGTGGGGTATGCCTAAGGAAAGATCAAAGGGACTTCCTCAAACTCCAAGTTCAATTGATCAAGTTTGTAGTAATAATGATGACACAATGGAGGTAGAGAGACCAATTGGCAGAAAAGCCGAAAAGGCTAAGCGAAAGAGAACAGATGGTGATAAGGGTTTTGAGGATTATTTGGTGAAAAAAATGCAGTATATGCAAGAATCACATGAACAAGACAATGAGGCTCTTCGCATCAAAGCGGATAGGGTTCGAGTGGATGCGCAAAGAGCTGATATTGAAAAGGAAAGAGCtgatattgaaaaagaaagacttCGTCTTGAAACTAGTAGGGAGATGCATAGAGttgatattgaaaatgaaaagctTCGTCTTGAAACTATTAGGGAGGAGGGAAGAATAATGACCTTGGATACAAGTGGCATGAATGACaaagaaaaactttattttgaaaatctcaagaATCAAATCCTTGCAAGACAACAATTAGAGTAA